One genomic window of Bacillus mycoides includes the following:
- a CDS encoding amino acid ABC transporter ATP-binding protein, with the protein MIQVRNLVKSFGSLDVLKGIDLEVKEKEVVVLIGASGSGKSTLLRCLNFLEMYDEGEIHLQGERIDPKHSNLNKVRENVGMVFQHFNLFPHMTSLENIIEAPIHVKKLETANAKEIGNQLLQKVGLQDKADVTPHLLSGGQKQRIAIARALAMNPKIMLFDEPTSALDPELVGEVLQVMKELAEEGMTMVIVTHEMNFARDVADRVIFMDDGKIVEDASPAQFFSAPSHERAKQFLRNVL; encoded by the coding sequence ATGATTCAAGTTCGAAATCTAGTAAAATCATTCGGATCACTTGATGTTTTAAAAGGAATTGATTTAGAAGTAAAAGAAAAAGAAGTTGTTGTTTTAATCGGTGCCAGTGGTTCCGGCAAAAGTACATTACTTCGCTGTCTTAACTTTTTAGAAATGTACGATGAAGGTGAAATTCACTTACAAGGTGAGCGAATTGATCCAAAGCATTCAAATTTAAACAAAGTCCGTGAAAATGTCGGTATGGTTTTTCAGCACTTTAACCTCTTTCCTCATATGACCTCACTAGAAAACATCATAGAAGCACCTATTCACGTAAAAAAATTGGAGACAGCAAATGCAAAGGAGATTGGAAATCAACTCCTACAAAAAGTCGGCCTACAAGATAAAGCAGATGTAACTCCCCACCTTCTTTCCGGTGGTCAAAAACAACGAATTGCGATTGCACGAGCTCTTGCCATGAATCCTAAAATTATGCTATTTGATGAACCTACCTCAGCTTTAGACCCTGAACTTGTTGGAGAAGTGTTGCAAGTTATGAAAGAACTTGCTGAAGAAGGAATGACAATGGTCATTGTTACTCATGAAATGAATTTTGCAAGAGATGTAGCTGACCGCGTTATCTTTATGGATGACGGGAAAATTGTAGAGGATGCTTCGCCAGCGCAATTTTTTTCCGCTCCATCGCATGAACGGGCAAAGCAATTCTTACGCAACGTTTTATAA
- a CDS encoding ABC transporter substrate-binding protein → MKRKLLTIVASITLCTSFILGACSKESSTTSSNGKNEFRYAMSGLYKPFNYKENDGKLVGFDVEIGEALGKKMGMKPVPVTNPWETLIQGLQSKKYDVILGSMAITEERLKAVNFSNPYYRSGAQIFVAKKNTSISSPEDLKGKKIGVVKASTFKTLVAKHTDQITEYDSDITALMDLEPGRVDAVITDQMVGLRMIKEGKSNIKEAGKPLNLDEMGIAIHKDNKDMVEKVNKALDEIIKDGTYEKISKKWFGRNILGDEAKTK, encoded by the coding sequence ATGAAAAGAAAACTATTAACCATTGTTGCGAGTATTACATTATGTACATCCTTCATACTAGGAGCCTGTAGTAAGGAAAGCTCTACTACTTCATCTAATGGTAAAAATGAATTTCGTTATGCGATGAGTGGTTTATACAAACCTTTTAACTATAAAGAAAATGACGGGAAACTTGTCGGTTTTGATGTAGAAATAGGTGAAGCTCTCGGGAAAAAGATGGGAATGAAACCCGTTCCTGTTACAAATCCTTGGGAAACATTGATTCAAGGTCTACAATCAAAAAAATATGATGTGATATTAGGAAGTATGGCTATTACAGAAGAGCGATTAAAAGCCGTGAATTTCTCAAATCCATATTATCGCTCTGGTGCACAAATTTTTGTAGCTAAAAAGAATACATCTATCTCTTCTCCAGAGGACTTGAAAGGTAAAAAAATAGGTGTTGTAAAAGCAAGTACTTTCAAAACCCTTGTTGCAAAACATACAGATCAAATTACAGAATATGATAGTGATATTACTGCACTTATGGACTTAGAACCAGGACGTGTAGACGCAGTTATTACTGATCAAATGGTTGGTCTTCGTATGATTAAAGAAGGTAAATCAAATATAAAAGAAGCTGGAAAACCGTTAAACCTTGATGAAATGGGAATTGCTATTCATAAAGACAATAAAGACATGGTCGAAAAGGTAAATAAAGCGCTAGATGAAATCATTAAAGACGGCACGTATGAAAAGATTAGTAAGAAATGGTTTGGGCGTAATATTCTTGGAGACGAGGCAAAAACAAAGTAA
- a CDS encoding amino acid ABC transporter permease has product MFEIFISTYPTLLKATIVTLQLTLTSLLLGSLIGLLVAFFRISNNKVLNSIAHVYIAIIRGTPLIVQIAILYFGITSVVVFTPFWAGAIALAIHNGAYITEIFRGSIQSVDRGQLEAARSLGMPYPLAMRRIILPQAFRLSLPPLGNQFIIGLKDSSLVAYVGMSELWGSGLSIAAGNFQQLDTYIIVGVYYLALVLLFTYLVSLLEKRLQRKENNSVQVKTKNKKEVSL; this is encoded by the coding sequence ATGTTTGAAATTTTTATCTCTACCTATCCCACACTCTTAAAGGCTACTATTGTCACATTACAATTAACATTAACATCCCTATTACTCGGTTCACTAATTGGATTACTAGTCGCTTTCTTTCGAATCTCTAACAATAAGGTTTTAAATAGTATTGCTCATGTATACATCGCCATTATTCGTGGTACACCTTTAATTGTTCAAATTGCCATTCTCTATTTTGGGATTACATCCGTTGTTGTTTTTACCCCTTTTTGGGCAGGAGCAATTGCTTTAGCAATTCATAACGGTGCATATATTACTGAAATTTTCCGCGGATCAATTCAATCCGTTGACCGTGGACAATTAGAAGCTGCTCGCTCTTTAGGGATGCCTTACCCTTTAGCGATGCGCCGGATTATATTACCACAAGCATTTCGTCTATCTCTTCCCCCTCTAGGGAACCAATTTATTATTGGATTAAAAGATTCTTCACTTGTCGCTTATGTAGGAATGTCCGAATTATGGGGATCCGGTTTATCAATTGCCGCAGGTAACTTCCAGCAATTAGATACATATATCATTGTTGGTGTATACTATCTCGCACTAGTTCTTCTATTTACTTATCTTGTTAGTCTTCTAGAAAAACGACTACAACGGAAAGAAAATAACTCTGTCCAAGTCAAGACAAAGAACAAGAAAGAAGTTTCTTTATAA
- a CDS encoding FAD-dependent oxidoreductase codes for MKQTKLTGRIVVPSDPEYDVARINLNLSIPKLPCIIVFCQNKNDVCNALKWARERHIPFRLRSGRHSYENFSLLNRGLIIDVSEMHRITVNTDKLTATIEAGANLGTVYKELWKYGVTIAAGTSASVGIVGLTLGGGIGMLSRLFGLTCDQLLEVEMVQACGKFGAKLIRANEQENPNLFWACRGGGGGNFGIVTSLTFRVHPIKNVSIFSLTWEWEDFIAAFQAWQNWAPYIDERLTSSIELFSKQRNKIEVKGEFVGSPSELYPLLFPLLETGNPSLFIDEVPYIKAVQFFNSGNIPEKFKRSGSYVYKTIPLKGIQIMQHFLSHAPNKDASIWHQSLVGAVENISPNETAYFHRKAIIAQEYITSWKCNDEENRNIRWVKDLRESLDPYTLGDYVNWPDIDIKNWQTSYYGSNFQRLRKVKTVYDPCNVFRFQQSIPPFHT; via the coding sequence TTGAAACAAACAAAATTAACTGGTCGTATCGTCGTTCCTTCAGATCCTGAATATGACGTAGCTCGAATAAATTTAAATTTAAGTATTCCAAAACTCCCTTGCATTATTGTTTTTTGTCAAAATAAAAATGATGTGTGTAACGCCTTAAAATGGGCTCGTGAACGTCATATACCATTTCGCTTAAGAAGCGGACGCCATAGCTATGAAAATTTTTCTCTTTTAAATAGAGGACTTATTATTGATGTGAGTGAAATGCATCGCATTACTGTCAATACAGATAAATTAACAGCAACAATTGAAGCGGGTGCAAATCTTGGCACTGTTTATAAAGAACTTTGGAAATACGGTGTTACAATAGCAGCTGGCACAAGTGCAAGTGTTGGTATCGTTGGATTAACACTTGGTGGTGGCATCGGCATGCTTTCACGCTTATTTGGACTAACATGTGATCAATTATTAGAAGTCGAAATGGTACAAGCGTGCGGAAAATTTGGTGCAAAACTCATTCGTGCAAATGAACAAGAAAACCCTAACCTTTTTTGGGCATGCCGCGGCGGTGGGGGTGGGAATTTCGGGATTGTTACTTCCTTAACTTTTCGAGTCCATCCTATAAAAAACGTCTCAATTTTCTCGCTTACATGGGAATGGGAAGACTTTATTGCTGCATTTCAAGCTTGGCAAAACTGGGCACCTTATATAGATGAACGTCTCACTTCATCAATTGAATTATTCTCCAAACAACGAAATAAAATCGAGGTGAAAGGTGAATTTGTTGGCTCTCCCTCTGAACTCTATCCTCTATTATTTCCTCTTCTTGAAACTGGTAACCCCTCTCTCTTTATAGATGAAGTTCCTTATATAAAGGCTGTTCAATTCTTTAATAGTGGTAATATCCCTGAAAAATTTAAGCGCTCTGGTTCCTATGTATATAAAACGATTCCCCTTAAAGGCATTCAAATCATGCAACATTTTCTTTCGCATGCACCAAATAAAGATGCGAGTATTTGGCACCAATCACTCGTAGGTGCTGTAGAAAACATTTCCCCTAATGAAACAGCTTATTTCCACCGCAAGGCAATTATTGCTCAAGAATATATTACTTCTTGGAAATGCAACGATGAAGAAAACCGAAATATACGCTGGGTTAAAGATTTACGGGAAAGCTTAGATCCTTACACACTGGGAGACTATGTAAATTGGCCCGATATCGACATAAAAAATTGGCAAACTAGTTATTATGGCTCTAATTTTCAAAGGTTGCGTAAAGTGAAGACAGTATATGACCCTTGTAATGTTTTTCGTTTTCAACAAAGCATTCCTCCTTTCCATACGTAA
- a CDS encoding PTS transporter subunit IIBC, protein MKITSFDFWQKFGKALLVVVAVMPAAGLMISIGKLIGMSAGDINAVHTIARVMEDIGWAIITNLHILFAVAIGGSWAKDRAGGAFAALLAFVLTNRITGAIFGVNAQMLADSKATVSSSLAGDLLVKDYFTSVLGAPALNMGVFVGIITGFLGATLYNKYYNYNKLPQALAFFNGKRFVPFVVIVWSTVTAIVLSLVWPFIQSGLNEFGRWIAASKDSAPVVAPFVYGTLERLLLPFGLHHMLTIPMNYTELGGTYTMLTGSKVGQIVAGQDPLWLAWITDLNNLLANGDTKAYNDLLNNVVPARFKAGQVIGSTAALMGIAFAMFRNVDKEKRAKYKPMFLSAALAVFLTGVTEPIEFMFMFIAPVLYVVYAITTGLAFALADLIDLRVHAFGFIELITRTPMMVNAGLTRDLINFVIVSLVFFGLNFTLFNFLIKKFNLPTPGRAGNYIDNEDESSEGTGNVQDGSLATKVIDLLGGKDNIADVDACMTRLRVTVKDLDVVAPEAKWKQNGALGLIVKDKGVQAVYGPKADVLKSDIQDMLGA, encoded by the coding sequence ATGAAAATTACGTCTTTTGATTTTTGGCAAAAGTTCGGGAAGGCATTATTAGTTGTTGTAGCTGTAATGCCAGCAGCGGGCTTAATGATTTCGATCGGTAAGTTAATTGGGATGTCTGCTGGGGATATTAACGCAGTTCATACAATTGCTCGAGTAATGGAAGACATCGGTTGGGCAATTATTACAAATCTACACATTTTATTCGCAGTAGCAATTGGGGGATCTTGGGCGAAGGATCGCGCAGGTGGTGCATTTGCAGCACTATTAGCATTCGTCTTAACAAACAGAATTACAGGAGCTATCTTTGGCGTAAACGCTCAAATGTTAGCGGATTCAAAAGCGACAGTTTCTTCATCATTAGCAGGTGATTTACTTGTAAAAGATTATTTCACTTCTGTACTTGGTGCACCAGCATTAAACATGGGAGTGTTCGTAGGGATTATCACAGGTTTCTTAGGAGCTACTTTATATAACAAATACTACAATTATAATAAACTGCCACAGGCACTAGCATTCTTTAATGGAAAACGATTCGTACCATTCGTTGTAATTGTATGGTCTACAGTCACTGCGATTGTATTATCACTTGTATGGCCATTTATCCAAAGTGGATTAAATGAATTTGGTCGCTGGATTGCAGCATCTAAAGACAGTGCACCAGTTGTTGCACCGTTTGTATACGGAACGTTAGAACGTTTATTATTACCGTTTGGATTACATCATATGTTAACGATTCCGATGAACTACACAGAGCTAGGCGGAACATATACGATGTTAACTGGTTCAAAAGTTGGACAAATTGTAGCAGGACAAGATCCATTATGGCTTGCATGGATTACAGATTTAAATAACTTATTAGCAAATGGAGATACGAAAGCATATAACGACTTATTAAATAACGTTGTACCAGCTCGTTTCAAAGCTGGACAAGTTATCGGCTCAACAGCAGCGTTAATGGGGATTGCATTTGCGATGTTCCGTAATGTTGATAAAGAAAAACGTGCAAAATATAAACCAATGTTCTTATCAGCTGCATTAGCAGTATTCTTAACAGGTGTAACAGAACCAATTGAATTCATGTTCATGTTTATTGCACCAGTATTATATGTTGTGTATGCAATTACAACAGGACTTGCATTTGCATTAGCAGATTTAATTGATTTACGTGTTCATGCATTTGGATTTATTGAGTTAATTACACGTACACCAATGATGGTCAATGCAGGATTAACAAGAGACCTAATTAACTTTGTCATTGTTTCATTAGTATTCTTCGGTCTTAACTTTACGTTATTCAATTTCTTAATTAAAAAATTCAATTTACCAACACCAGGGCGTGCAGGTAACTATATTGATAATGAAGATGAGTCATCAGAAGGAACAGGAAATGTACAAGACGGTTCATTAGCAACAAAAGTTATTGATTTATTGGGCGGAAAAGATAATATTGCTGACGTAGATGCTTGTATGACACGTTTACGTGTAACAGTAAAAGATTTAGATGTTGTTGCACCAGAAGCAAAATGGAAACAAAATGGTGCTTTAGGACTTATTGTTAAAGATAAAGGTGTACAAGCCGTATATGGCCCGAAAGCTGACGTATTAAAGTCAGACATTCAAGATATGTTAGGTGCGTAA
- a CDS encoding glycoside hydrolase family 13 protein, whose product MKKTWWKEAVAYQIYPRSFMDSNGDGIGDLQGIIAKLDYLKDLGIDVIWICPMYKSPNDDNGYDISDYQDIMDEFGTMADFDALLDEVHKRDMKLIIDLVINHTSDEHPWFIESRSSKDNPKRDWYIWHDGKDGAEPNNWESIFNGSAWEYDEVTGQYYLHLFSRKQPDLNWENKEVREVLYDTVNWWLDKGIDGFRVDAISHIKKEDDLKDMPNPKELKYVPSFDKHMNVDGIQPLLEELKENTFSKYDIMTVGEANGVKIEDAELWVGEEQGKFNMVFQFEHLSLWDAEKKKDLDVVGLKKVLTKWQKGLENKGWNALYIENHDKPRIVSTWGDDKQYWRESATALGAMYFFMHGTPFIYQGQEIGMTNVQLPNIEDYDDVAIKNLYREKIAEGVSHQDMMEIIWASCRDNSRTPMQWNDEMNAGFTTSTPWFGMNPNYKEINVEKQKNEEKSIFNFYKKMIALKKEHDVLNYGTYDLLLEDDPQIYAYTRTLQDEKVIVISNISKEEAVYNESLFALERKRLLLNNYEVAEHEQITTITLKPYEARVYRIL is encoded by the coding sequence ATGAAGAAAACATGGTGGAAAGAAGCAGTTGCTTATCAAATTTATCCACGTAGCTTTATGGATTCAAATGGTGATGGTATTGGAGATTTACAAGGTATTATTGCAAAACTGGATTATTTAAAAGATTTAGGTATAGATGTAATTTGGATTTGTCCAATGTATAAGTCACCTAATGATGATAATGGTTATGATATTAGTGATTATCAAGACATTATGGATGAGTTTGGTACAATGGCAGATTTTGATGCTTTACTAGATGAAGTTCATAAGCGTGATATGAAGCTTATTATTGATTTAGTTATTAATCATACAAGTGATGAACATCCATGGTTTATTGAATCGCGTTCATCTAAAGACAATCCGAAGCGTGATTGGTATATTTGGCATGATGGTAAAGATGGTGCGGAACCAAACAACTGGGAAAGTATTTTTAATGGTTCGGCATGGGAATACGATGAAGTAACAGGACAATATTATTTACATTTATTCTCACGTAAACAACCAGATTTAAACTGGGAGAATAAAGAAGTTCGCGAAGTATTATACGATACGGTTAATTGGTGGCTTGATAAAGGAATTGATGGTTTCCGTGTGGATGCGATCAGTCATATTAAGAAAGAAGATGACCTCAAGGATATGCCAAATCCAAAAGAATTAAAATATGTGCCATCTTTTGATAAACATATGAATGTGGATGGTATTCAACCTTTATTAGAAGAGTTAAAAGAAAATACATTTTCTAAGTACGATATTATGACTGTTGGTGAAGCTAATGGCGTTAAAATTGAAGATGCTGAGCTTTGGGTTGGAGAAGAGCAAGGTAAATTCAATATGGTATTCCAGTTCGAGCATTTAAGCTTATGGGATGCAGAAAAGAAGAAAGATCTTGATGTTGTAGGGTTGAAAAAGGTATTAACGAAATGGCAAAAAGGATTAGAAAATAAAGGATGGAATGCTTTATACATTGAGAATCACGATAAACCACGTATCGTTTCAACGTGGGGAGATGATAAACAATATTGGCGTGAAAGTGCAACAGCTCTAGGAGCGATGTATTTCTTTATGCACGGTACACCATTTATTTATCAAGGACAAGAAATTGGTATGACAAATGTTCAGTTACCAAATATTGAAGATTACGATGATGTAGCAATTAAAAATTTATATCGCGAGAAAATTGCAGAGGGCGTATCACATCAAGATATGATGGAAATTATATGGGCTTCTTGCCGCGATAATTCACGTACACCTATGCAGTGGAACGATGAGATGAATGCTGGTTTCACAACAAGTACACCTTGGTTTGGCATGAATCCAAATTACAAAGAAATTAATGTTGAAAAGCAAAAAAATGAAGAAAAGTCTATTTTCAATTTCTATAAGAAAATGATTGCCTTGAAAAAAGAGCACGATGTATTGAACTACGGTACGTACGATTTACTTTTAGAAGATGATCCACAAATTTATGCGTATACACGTACGTTACAGGATGAAAAAGTCATTGTAATTAGTAATATCTCAAAAGAGGAAGCTGTGTATAATGAGAGTTTATTTGCATTAGAACGCAAACGTTTGCTTTTAAATAACTATGAAGTTGCGGAACATGAACAAATAACTACAATCACGTTAAAACCTTATGAAGCAAGGGTTTATCGCATTTTATAA
- a CDS encoding endonuclease/exonuclease/phosphatase family protein has product MKLLTLNCHSWQEENQIEKIKYLAKAIQEEDYDVIALQEVSQSIQAENVCGNKKKDNFGLLLLEELRALNVKEYNIIWDFSHIGYDVYEEGLAIITKHNIVKEDTFFVSENKDTTYWKTRKIVSATIAYNDKNITFYSCHLGWWNDEEESFKDQVDRLMERVNSNELSFLMGDFNNNARLEGEGYEYTMQKGLYDTYELAIEKDEGTTVQGEIAGWDENKQNLRIDLILSNQSKTVNSSKVIFNGTNRNVISDHFGVEVQLDI; this is encoded by the coding sequence ATGAAATTGCTAACTTTAAATTGTCACTCTTGGCAAGAAGAGAATCAAATTGAAAAAATAAAGTATCTTGCTAAAGCAATTCAAGAAGAAGATTATGATGTGATCGCATTGCAAGAAGTAAGTCAGTCTATACAAGCTGAAAATGTATGCGGTAACAAGAAAAAAGATAATTTTGGACTTTTACTGCTAGAAGAGTTAAGAGCATTAAATGTAAAAGAATACAATATTATTTGGGATTTCTCTCATATTGGATATGATGTGTACGAAGAAGGATTAGCAATTATAACAAAGCACAACATTGTAAAGGAAGATACGTTCTTTGTCTCAGAAAATAAGGATACAACGTATTGGAAAACACGCAAAATTGTAAGTGCAACAATTGCTTATAATGATAAGAATATAACGTTTTATTCTTGCCATCTCGGTTGGTGGAATGATGAAGAAGAATCATTCAAAGACCAAGTTGATCGTTTAATGGAGCGTGTAAATAGCAATGAACTTTCCTTCTTAATGGGTGATTTTAATAACAATGCTCGTTTGGAAGGAGAGGGTTATGAGTATACGATGCAAAAAGGTTTATATGACACATATGAACTAGCGATAGAGAAGGATGAAGGAACAACTGTCCAAGGAGAGATTGCTGGTTGGGATGAAAATAAACAAAACTTACGAATCGACCTAATATTAAGCAATCAAAGTAAAACAGTTAATTCTTCAAAAGTCATTTTTAATGGAACAAATCGAAATGTAATTTCTGATCATTTCGGTGTAGAAGTACAATTAGATATATAA
- a CDS encoding YhgE/Pip domain-containing protein, whose translation MKQIWRIYKTDLRNVAKHWAAIVIVLGLMILPSLYAWFNIKASWDPYGNTKGIQIAVSNQDVGSNLRGKDINIGKEIVDSLKKDKNFGWKFVDEKQAIYGVERGDYSASITIPKDFSEKIATVLNENPQKPEIDYYVNEKVNAIAPKITAKGASGLTEEVSKNFVKTANGEIFKIFNDLGIDLETNLPSIEKVKDLVFKLEAQFPEMNTLVDKALDDATRAEDVVKVAQKELPVVESVINDGQEALGNLDKFFARNDETLKRAPGTIKNNLIVMQKGLDGAAAITDYLKNPAFDFNLTLPDPAKLPELPNITIPQIPTLPELPQVNGEGYKNIATNIDQTVNNVFNSTRVGTAYVKSVMDGLQNKGVDPTVAQKNVQDASKLLQDRIDSVSYLIDFFTTFKESASTDFGKQFFGNRAESLKVLKNSMVDANNRVKHVGDLISSGQEVKQDVRDAVNQKLDAVNNLVNQAEKDYNATFVADFEKAVSTAEQLKNKAENVQGDAQQLRGNLNQDINKANEILNNGRENYDQAVTDYAKLKTNLEKATADLSNKGVNGLDSTKVALNDLNGQFQAGWNLVNDMIPVMESTNKVLADVNSGKNLNGTIAKLNKAKDGLQKGMDLTDKGIDAINKGQKPAADVIESINQVSKSVSGQIGDILANYDSEIVPNFNAAIARTKEMSKNTSQILGEADKKLPDVKKLLEDSSKGLVDGQKKIADIKAEMPATEKKIKELADKIRDFESEEDIKDIIRLLKNDVEKQSDYFANPVNLKENKLFAMPNYGSAMSPFYTVLALWVGALLMVSLLTVEVHEEGANYKSHEIYFGRLLTFLTIGLSQAFIVSMGDIFLLGTYVVDKFWFVLFSLFIGGVFVCIVYSLVSIFGNVGKSMAIILLVLQVAGSGGTFPIQMTPPFFQALYPFLPFTYAISAIRETVGGMLWDIVTRDLLVLSAFVVIMVVAALLLKKPINKSSEKFVENAKGSKIIH comes from the coding sequence ATGAAACAGATTTGGCGTATTTATAAGACAGATTTACGGAATGTAGCCAAACATTGGGCTGCAATTGTTATTGTTTTAGGATTAATGATTTTACCATCGTTATATGCATGGTTTAACATCAAAGCTTCTTGGGATCCTTACGGAAATACGAAAGGAATCCAGATTGCAGTTTCTAACCAAGATGTTGGATCAAATTTAAGAGGGAAAGATATTAACATCGGGAAAGAAATTGTAGATTCACTTAAGAAGGACAAAAATTTCGGGTGGAAGTTTGTTGATGAAAAGCAAGCAATTTATGGAGTAGAGCGTGGAGATTATTCCGCAAGTATTACTATTCCAAAAGATTTTTCTGAAAAGATTGCAACAGTCTTGAATGAAAATCCACAGAAGCCGGAAATTGATTACTATGTAAATGAAAAGGTGAATGCCATTGCACCGAAGATTACAGCTAAAGGTGCATCGGGTCTTACAGAAGAGGTTAGTAAAAACTTTGTTAAAACAGCAAACGGTGAGATTTTTAAAATCTTTAATGACCTTGGAATCGATTTAGAAACTAACTTACCAAGTATTGAGAAGGTCAAGGATCTTGTATTTAAGTTAGAAGCGCAGTTCCCAGAAATGAATACACTTGTGGATAAGGCATTAGATGATGCGACTCGAGCAGAAGATGTTGTGAAAGTAGCACAGAAAGAGTTGCCAGTTGTAGAAAGTGTTATTAATGATGGGCAAGAAGCGTTAGGGAATTTAGATAAATTCTTTGCGAGAAATGATGAAACATTGAAACGTGCTCCAGGAACTATTAAGAATAATTTAATTGTAATGCAAAAAGGTTTAGATGGTGCGGCGGCAATTACGGATTACTTAAAAAATCCGGCATTTGATTTTAATCTGACACTTCCAGATCCAGCTAAATTACCAGAGTTACCTAATATAACTATTCCACAAATACCAACGCTTCCAGAGTTACCGCAAGTGAATGGTGAGGGATATAAAAATATTGCTACAAATATTGATCAAACTGTAAACAATGTTTTCAATTCTACTCGTGTTGGAACGGCATATGTGAAAAGTGTTATGGATGGGCTTCAAAATAAGGGCGTGGACCCAACTGTAGCTCAGAAAAATGTTCAGGATGCTTCAAAACTTCTCCAAGACCGTATTGATAGTGTTTCATATTTAATTGATTTCTTTACAACTTTTAAAGAATCAGCTTCAACGGACTTTGGTAAGCAGTTCTTTGGAAACAGAGCGGAAAGTCTAAAAGTGCTTAAAAATTCTATGGTGGATGCTAACAATAGAGTTAAGCATGTAGGGGATTTAATTAGTTCTGGTCAAGAAGTTAAACAAGATGTACGAGATGCTGTAAATCAAAAATTAGATGCAGTAAATAATTTAGTAAATCAAGCTGAAAAAGACTATAATGCAACATTTGTAGCTGACTTTGAAAAAGCAGTAAGCACAGCTGAACAATTGAAAAATAAGGCTGAAAATGTACAAGGAGATGCTCAGCAGCTAAGAGGCAATTTAAATCAAGATATAAACAAAGCTAATGAGATATTAAACAATGGTAGAGAGAACTATGATCAGGCTGTAACGGATTATGCAAAACTAAAAACTAATCTTGAAAAAGCAACAGCAGACTTAAGTAACAAAGGCGTTAATGGATTAGATTCCACAAAAGTAGCCTTAAATGATTTAAATGGACAGTTCCAAGCAGGATGGAATTTAGTTAACGATATGATTCCGGTTATGGAAAGTACAAATAAAGTTTTGGCCGATGTGAATAGTGGTAAAAATCTTAATGGCACAATTGCTAAGTTAAATAAGGCAAAAGATGGTTTGCAAAAAGGAATGGATTTAACTGATAAAGGAATTGACGCTATTAATAAAGGTCAAAAACCAGCAGCAGATGTTATTGAAAGTATTAATCAAGTATCTAAAAGTGTTTCAGGACAAATAGGTGACATCTTAGCTAATTACGATTCAGAAATTGTTCCAAACTTTAACGCAGCAATTGCTCGTACAAAAGAGATGTCTAAAAATACATCTCAAATTTTAGGCGAGGCAGATAAGAAGCTTCCAGATGTGAAAAAATTACTTGAAGACTCATCAAAAGGCTTAGTAGATGGTCAAAAGAAAATTGCAGATATTAAAGCTGAAATGCCAGCTACTGAGAAAAAGATTAAAGAATTAGCAGATAAAATTCGTGATTTTGAATCAGAAGAGGATATAAAAGACATCATTCGTTTATTGAAAAACGATGTTGAAAAGCAAAGTGATTACTTTGCGAATCCAGTAAATTTAAAAGAGAATAAATTATTTGCGATGCCGAACTACGGTTCAGCAATGTCACCATTCTATACAGTGCTTGCATTATGGGTAGGCGCATTATTAATGGTTTCATTATTAACAGTGGAAGTACACGAAGAAGGCGCGAATTATAAGAGCCATGAAATATACTTCGGACGTTTATTAACATTCTTAACGATAGGTCTTTCACAAGCGTTTATCGTATCGATGGGGGATATATTCCTACTCGGTACGTACGTAGTCGATAAGTTTTGGTTTGTGTTATTTAGTTTATTTATTGGGGGAGTATTTGTTTGTATCGTGTACTCACTCGTTTCTATTTTCGGAAACGTTGGGAAATCGATGGCGATTATTTTACTTGTACTACAAGTAGCAGGATCGGGTGGTACGTTCCCAATTCAAATGACACCACCGTTCTTCCAAGCACTGTATCCGTTCTTACCGTTCACATATGCTATTAGTGCAATTCGTGAAACAGTAGGTGGAATGCTTTGGGATATAGTAACTAGAGATTTGCTTGTGTTAAGTGCTTTCGTAGTAATCATGGTTGTGGCTGCATTATTACTGAAAAAACCAATTAACAAATCAAGTGAAAAGTTTGTTGAGAACGCAAAAGGAAGTAAAATTATTCATTAA